Proteins encoded within one genomic window of Bdellovibrio bacteriovorus:
- the hemN gene encoding oxygen-independent coproporphyrinogen III oxidase has protein sequence MIKDLLAKYDVPAPRYTSYPTVPYWETNPTKDQWIQHLRATLNEQDGAWSLYLHVPYCESLCTFCGCNNIITKDHKREQPYVDMVVKEWELYIQQVPELLEKPLKHIHIGGGTPTFLSAESLLKLLRPIMNRVKVDKNDFEGSIEVDPRRTNVEQLKALRDLGFNRVSMGVQDFHPEVQRLVNRIQPLEITQNLTQAARDLGYTSVNFDLIYGLAKQTPETIRETAKATVQLRPDRIALYSFALVPWIKPAQRLFKDEDLPKSAEKRELYEIARDILLANDYVEVGMDHFALKTDNLSLAMNEKRLHRNFMGYTDQRTDVLLGLGVSSISETPYSFHQNEKVLPLYEAALNEGRIPTLRGHVLTEEDRVRRQQILKLMTEFEVEFTDADQEAKSKEFLSEMLKDHLVEIKDHKLLVKEEGRPFLRNACVFFDERLKSKQPQTKIFSQSI, from the coding sequence ATGATTAAAGATCTATTAGCCAAATACGACGTTCCCGCTCCTCGCTACACGTCTTATCCAACCGTACCTTACTGGGAAACAAACCCCACGAAGGACCAATGGATTCAGCATTTGCGTGCGACATTAAATGAGCAAGATGGTGCATGGTCACTTTACCTGCACGTCCCCTACTGCGAGTCGCTTTGTACTTTCTGTGGTTGCAATAACATCATCACAAAAGATCATAAACGCGAACAGCCTTACGTGGATATGGTTGTTAAAGAATGGGAACTTTATATTCAGCAAGTTCCTGAACTTTTAGAAAAACCTTTGAAGCACATTCATATCGGCGGCGGCACACCGACATTTCTGTCTGCCGAATCGTTGTTGAAACTACTTCGTCCGATTATGAATCGCGTGAAAGTGGATAAAAACGATTTCGAAGGCTCTATTGAAGTGGATCCTCGTCGTACAAACGTTGAGCAACTCAAAGCCCTGCGTGACTTAGGCTTTAACCGTGTCAGCATGGGCGTTCAAGATTTCCATCCAGAAGTGCAACGTCTGGTGAATCGTATTCAGCCTTTAGAGATCACGCAAAATCTGACTCAAGCAGCGCGAGACCTGGGTTATACTTCCGTGAATTTCGATTTGATCTATGGCTTAGCAAAGCAGACTCCAGAAACGATTCGTGAAACCGCAAAGGCGACGGTTCAACTTCGTCCGGACCGCATCGCTCTTTACAGCTTTGCCTTAGTTCCATGGATTAAGCCGGCCCAAAGACTTTTCAAAGATGAGGATCTTCCGAAGTCGGCAGAAAAGCGTGAGCTTTATGAAATCGCCCGCGATATTCTTTTAGCAAATGACTACGTCGAAGTGGGCATGGATCACTTTGCACTTAAGACAGACAACCTGTCTTTAGCCATGAATGAAAAACGCTTGCATCGCAACTTCATGGGTTACACGGATCAGCGCACAGACGTGCTTTTGGGATTGGGAGTTTCTTCGATCTCTGAAACTCCTTATAGCTTCCATCAAAACGAAAAAGTTCTGCCTTTGTATGAAGCGGCTTTAAATGAGGGCCGTATTCCCACTTTACGCGGTCACGTCCTGACCGAGGAAGACCGTGTTCGCCGTCAGCAAATCTTAAAGCTGATGACGGAGTTCGAGGTGGAATTCACAGATGCAGATCAAGAAGCAAAGTCCAAAGAGTTCTTAAGCGAAATGCTGAAAGATCACTTAGTTGAAATCAAAGATCATAAGCTGCTTGTCAAAGAAGAGGGTCGCCCTTTCCTGCGCAACGCCTGCGTGTTCTTCGATGAACGCTTAAAATCAAAACAACCACAGACGAAGATTTTCTCTCAATCTATATGA
- a CDS encoding glutamate-1-semialdehyde 2,1-aminomutase has protein sequence MHKVTSEELFQRALNVAPGGVHSPVRSFKGLDRAPVFFKKAEGAYLTSVEDKKYIDFCQSFGPLILGHLDPEVKEEVHRMVDTAWTFGATEIYSLELAEWITSTLPFMEKLRFVSSGTEAVMSALRVARAATGRNKILKFEGCYHGHVDNLLVKAGSGLAGAAASSSAGIPAEVAAQTVVTPLDDEQKLQEVFHNFGKDIAAVIIEPLPANYGLLIQTQEFLKKVAELCEKNGSLLIFDEVISGFRVGLQGMVEKTGIRPDLVTYGKIIGGGFPVGCYGGKKELMNMVAPSGDVYQAGTLSANPIGMRAGLTTLKKMQRLDGWNVLEKRTQKFTDAIRAGFAKKGVPLEVSHSASLFWIHGPSKTPIRTIEQIPGNQGATFKGLFLKSLEKGIYLAPNAYEVGFVSMAHTDEILEQAAQAIIDAAE, from the coding sequence ATGCACAAAGTAACCTCTGAAGAATTATTCCAACGCGCCTTGAATGTGGCTCCGGGTGGAGTTCACTCTCCTGTTCGTTCTTTTAAAGGCTTGGATCGCGCGCCTGTTTTCTTCAAAAAAGCGGAAGGTGCTTATTTAACTTCGGTTGAAGACAAAAAGTACATCGACTTCTGTCAAAGCTTTGGTCCATTGATCTTGGGTCACTTAGATCCCGAAGTGAAAGAAGAAGTTCATCGCATGGTCGACACCGCTTGGACTTTCGGGGCGACAGAAATCTACTCTTTAGAACTTGCAGAGTGGATCACTAGCACACTTCCTTTCATGGAAAAATTACGTTTCGTTTCTTCTGGAACAGAAGCGGTGATGAGTGCTTTGCGCGTCGCTCGCGCGGCAACAGGTCGTAATAAAATTTTAAAATTCGAAGGCTGCTATCACGGTCACGTTGACAATCTTCTGGTAAAAGCCGGAAGCGGACTTGCGGGAGCTGCGGCTTCTTCGAGTGCCGGTATCCCTGCGGAAGTAGCAGCGCAAACAGTAGTGACTCCTCTTGACGACGAACAAAAACTTCAAGAGGTCTTCCACAATTTCGGTAAAGACATTGCGGCTGTTATCATCGAACCACTTCCCGCAAACTATGGTCTTTTGATTCAAACACAAGAGTTCTTAAAGAAAGTGGCTGAGCTTTGCGAAAAGAACGGAAGCCTTTTGATCTTCGACGAAGTGATCTCTGGTTTCCGCGTGGGCCTGCAAGGCATGGTTGAAAAAACCGGCATCCGTCCTGACTTGGTCACTTACGGTAAGATCATCGGTGGTGGTTTCCCAGTCGGTTGCTACGGTGGAAAAAAAGAACTGATGAACATGGTCGCTCCAAGCGGAGACGTTTACCAAGCGGGTACTTTAAGCGCGAATCCTATCGGCATGCGCGCCGGTCTTACAACGCTTAAGAAAATGCAGCGCTTGGATGGATGGAATGTTCTAGAAAAAAGAACTCAAAAGTTCACAGATGCCATCCGCGCTGGATTTGCGAAAAAAGGCGTGCCTTTGGAAGTCAGCCACTCGGCTTCTTTGTTCTGGATTCATGGTCCTTCAAAAACTCCAATTCGTACGATTGAACAAATTCCTGGAAACCAAGGAGCTACCTTCAAAGGTCTTTTCTTAAAATCTTTGGAAAAAGGTATTTATCTAGCGCCGAACGCTTACGAAGTGGGTTTTGTTTCTATGGCTCATACGGATGAGATTCTAGAGCAGGCCGCACAAGCCATTATCGACGCTGCAGAATAG
- the hemH gene encoding ferrochelatase: MSKKGVLLLNIGSPRTYQVEDVKAYLKTFLMDEDIINIPFFVRWPLVHGIIVPRRAPFSAENYKKIWMENEGSPLTVYTNRFAKALQESLGSSYSVKVGMRYSDPLIGKALEEFANEGVSSLLIVPLYPQYAEATTGSSVKEVNRWLKKLGLDIPTNVLPPFYADDSFIKPSVRLVKESTAGKNFDHYLFSFHGLPESQVRKVHGCLRTEDCCFDQEACAKNCYRAQCYATATKMAESLNLPDSHWSVSFQSRLGRAEWIKPATDHTLEVLAQKGKKSVAVVCPSFVADCIETLEEIGIGGQEIFEHNGGTDYQLVPCVNDDREWIEGFASLLRNQK; this comes from the coding sequence ATGTCTAAAAAAGGTGTTTTGCTTTTAAATATCGGCAGTCCGCGCACTTATCAGGTTGAAGACGTGAAGGCCTATCTTAAAACCTTCTTGATGGATGAAGATATCATCAATATCCCCTTCTTCGTGCGTTGGCCTTTGGTTCACGGAATCATCGTTCCTCGGCGAGCTCCTTTTTCGGCAGAAAACTATAAGAAGATCTGGATGGAAAACGAAGGTTCTCCGCTCACGGTCTATACAAATCGTTTCGCAAAGGCTTTGCAAGAGTCCTTAGGCTCTAGCTATAGCGTGAAAGTCGGAATGCGCTATTCTGATCCACTTATTGGCAAAGCCCTGGAAGAATTTGCTAACGAGGGAGTTTCATCTCTTCTGATTGTGCCTCTGTATCCTCAATATGCCGAGGCGACGACGGGTTCTTCCGTCAAAGAAGTAAACCGCTGGTTAAAAAAGCTGGGTCTGGATATTCCGACGAACGTTCTGCCGCCATTTTATGCGGATGATTCTTTCATCAAGCCTTCCGTAAGATTAGTTAAAGAATCCACGGCAGGAAAAAACTTTGATCACTATCTGTTTTCTTTCCACGGATTGCCTGAAAGCCAAGTGCGCAAAGTACATGGCTGCCTTCGTACGGAAGACTGCTGTTTTGATCAGGAGGCGTGCGCAAAAAATTGTTACCGCGCCCAATGCTATGCCACGGCCACGAAGATGGCCGAAAGCTTGAATCTTCCCGACAGTCATTGGAGTGTCTCTTTTCAATCAAGACTCGGTCGAGCCGAGTGGATTAAGCCCGCCACGGATCACACATTAGAAGTGCTTGCGCAAAAGGGTAAAAAATCTGTCGCTGTCGTCTGCCCTTCTTTCGTTGCAGATTGCATCGAAACTTTGGAAGAGATCGGCATCGGTGGACAAGAAATCTTTGAACACAACGGCGGCACAGACTATCAATTGGTCCCTTGTGTGAACGACGACCGTGAATGGATCGAAGGTTTTGCTAGCCTCTTAAGGAATCAAAAATAA
- the hemB gene encoding porphobilinogen synthase — protein sequence MKLTQRPRRNRKTEALRQMVAETDLRPSQLVLPLFVVDGKGEKQAIQSMPGIYRMSPDMLLQEVQKAVELGVKSFDLFPAISETLKDSYGKESLNPNGLLPTTLRMIRDKFPDVTLISDVALDPYSSDGHDGVVKNGKILNDETVEILAKMSIVHAQNGADIVSPSDMMDGRVGAIREALDDEGFTDVGILSYSAKYASSFYGPFREALDSAPKFGDKKTYQMDFRNAREALREIELDELEGADMVMVKPALSYLDIISLVKSHTHLPVAAYNVSGEYGIIKAGAKAGFLDETRAMVETLYSIRRAGADVIFTYFALPMAEWLRKNVN from the coding sequence ATGAAGCTCACTCAAAGACCACGTCGTAATCGCAAAACTGAAGCCCTGCGCCAAATGGTGGCAGAGACCGATTTGAGACCTTCTCAGCTCGTATTACCTCTTTTTGTTGTCGACGGTAAGGGTGAAAAGCAAGCCATTCAATCTATGCCGGGTATTTACCGCATGAGCCCGGATATGTTGCTACAGGAAGTGCAAAAAGCGGTCGAATTGGGCGTGAAGTCCTTCGATCTTTTTCCGGCTATTTCCGAGACACTCAAGGATTCTTACGGAAAAGAATCTTTAAACCCAAACGGCCTTTTACCGACCACTTTGAGAATGATTCGCGATAAGTTCCCCGATGTGACATTGATTTCGGATGTGGCCCTGGACCCCTATTCTTCTGATGGTCACGATGGCGTCGTAAAAAACGGCAAAATTCTGAATGACGAAACCGTCGAAATTCTAGCGAAGATGTCCATCGTCCACGCTCAAAATGGTGCGGACATCGTGTCGCCATCGGATATGATGGACGGTCGCGTGGGGGCTATTCGTGAGGCCTTGGATGACGAGGGGTTCACAGATGTCGGCATCCTTTCTTATTCGGCAAAATACGCCTCCAGTTTTTATGGGCCTTTCCGTGAAGCCTTGGATTCGGCACCTAAATTCGGTGATAAAAAAACTTATCAGATGGATTTCCGTAACGCCCGCGAGGCTTTGCGCGAGATCGAACTCGATGAGCTTGAAGGTGCCGACATGGTGATGGTAAAGCCCGCGTTAAGTTACTTGGACATCATCAGCCTGGTGAAGTCGCACACGCATTTGCCAGTTGCAGCTTACAACGTGAGTGGTGAATACGGGATCATCAAGGCGGGCGCAAAAGCCGGTTTCCTTGACGAGACTCGCGCGATGGTTGAGACCTTGTATTCCATCCGCCGTGCCGGGGCTGACGTGATCTTTACATATTTCGCACTGCCAATGGCGGAGTGGCTGCGCAAGAACGTCAACTAG
- a CDS encoding response regulator transcription factor has translation MRKILLVEDDTSLGETLTDRLKKEYDVSWAKSLSEGWTTFNQNKDFDLILLDVGLPDGTGFELAAKIRQISNVLFLFLTAQADAESRLKGFELGAQEYIPKPFHLKELLIRVKHVLDAHAPAREVELETCTVNFTNMTVQKKSGQIEYPPVTDLKILQLLIEKSPRVLSRDEIMNEIWGVDKNPSHRTIDNIIVRLRQLLGDDGEKHIRSVRGVGYQWSVEENA, from the coding sequence ATGAGAAAGATCCTTTTAGTTGAAGATGACACAAGCTTAGGTGAAACGCTGACTGACCGTCTAAAAAAAGAATATGATGTCAGTTGGGCTAAATCTTTATCTGAAGGTTGGACGACGTTTAACCAGAATAAAGATTTTGATCTGATTCTTTTAGACGTGGGTTTACCGGATGGAACTGGATTTGAGTTGGCGGCGAAAATTCGTCAAATCTCAAATGTATTATTCTTGTTCTTAACAGCGCAGGCCGACGCCGAATCTCGTCTGAAAGGTTTTGAATTGGGAGCACAAGAATACATTCCCAAGCCTTTCCACCTTAAAGAGCTTTTGATCCGGGTGAAACACGTTTTAGATGCGCATGCTCCGGCACGCGAAGTGGAATTAGAAACTTGCACCGTGAACTTCACGAATATGACGGTTCAAAAGAAATCAGGTCAGATTGAGTATCCACCGGTCACGGACCTTAAAATTTTGCAGCTATTAATCGAAAAATCCCCCCGCGTTCTAAGCCGCGATGAAATTATGAACGAAATCTGGGGCGTGGATAAAAATCCAAGTCATCGCACGATCGATAATATTATTGTCCGCCTTCGCCAGCTTTTGGGCGACGACGGTGAAAAGCACATCCGCTCTGTGCGTGGTGTGGGTTACCAATGGTCCGTGGAGGAAAATGCATGA
- the hemC gene encoding hydroxymethylbilane synthase — MRIKISARKSDLARLQAYTVGEALQKKHPALEVEYRFKESLGDINLTDPLWKIPEKGVFTEDFYGELLRDETDMVVHSWKDLPTEGKVDTLIAATLPRADQRDLLLLKTSHFEKIKASGALKVFSSSPRREYNLTDFFKSHLPFNLNSVKFESVRGNIPTRVRKLLESSETDGLIVAKAALDRLLTAPQAEFKEVQELLRGYMQQLTWAVLPLSINPNAAAQGALAVEILTTRRDLNDLLKSIHDEDTYRCAQKEREILSSFGGGCHQKIGVAVMTRPYGDITLLKGLTDQGQVLDARELQLKEKAPQFNENQMWSSEVKADRNNLHFSGLPANTNAVFVARSEAWPSELQFPGFVWTAGLKTWKNLAQKGIWVHGSSESLGEQENARIDILAGTSLQWAKLSHDEGFAANSAELPLVATYTLKPTGSLEGLADKESFFWSSGSQFLQAVQEAPEILNKNHACGPGNTYKVIRAYMENKNAFDPSRLRIFLDQDDWRKQCTK, encoded by the coding sequence ATGCGCATAAAAATTTCCGCTCGCAAGAGCGACTTGGCTCGCCTTCAGGCTTATACCGTCGGCGAAGCACTTCAAAAAAAACACCCTGCTTTAGAAGTAGAATATCGTTTCAAAGAATCTTTGGGTGATATCAATCTGACGGATCCTTTATGGAAAATTCCAGAAAAAGGTGTCTTCACTGAAGATTTCTATGGCGAGCTTTTGCGCGACGAAACAGATATGGTCGTGCACTCTTGGAAGGATCTTCCGACAGAAGGCAAAGTCGATACTCTGATCGCTGCGACCTTGCCACGAGCGGATCAACGAGATCTTTTGCTTTTAAAAACTTCGCACTTTGAAAAAATCAAAGCGAGTGGCGCACTGAAAGTATTCAGCTCTTCTCCTCGTCGTGAATACAATCTGACGGACTTTTTTAAATCGCACCTGCCTTTTAATTTGAACTCGGTGAAGTTTGAAAGCGTGCGCGGAAATATTCCCACGCGTGTTCGTAAACTTTTAGAAAGTTCGGAAACAGATGGTCTGATCGTGGCGAAAGCGGCGTTGGATCGTTTGCTCACGGCACCCCAAGCTGAATTTAAAGAAGTTCAAGAATTGTTGCGTGGTTATATGCAACAGCTGACGTGGGCCGTATTGCCTTTAAGTATTAATCCCAATGCCGCCGCTCAAGGGGCCTTGGCCGTTGAGATTCTGACAACTCGTCGCGACCTCAATGACCTTCTTAAATCCATTCATGATGAAGACACGTACCGCTGCGCTCAAAAAGAGCGCGAGATTCTTTCAAGTTTCGGTGGCGGCTGTCATCAGAAGATCGGTGTTGCGGTGATGACTCGTCCCTACGGCGATATTACATTGCTCAAAGGTCTGACGGATCAGGGGCAAGTTTTGGATGCCCGCGAGCTTCAATTGAAGGAGAAAGCTCCTCAATTTAATGAAAACCAAATGTGGTCAAGTGAAGTGAAAGCCGACCGCAACAATTTGCACTTTTCCGGCTTACCGGCAAATACGAACGCGGTTTTCGTGGCTCGCAGCGAAGCTTGGCCTTCCGAACTTCAATTCCCAGGATTTGTTTGGACTGCAGGGCTTAAAACATGGAAAAACTTGGCCCAAAAAGGTATATGGGTTCACGGCTCTTCGGAAAGCCTGGGCGAGCAAGAAAACGCACGCATTGATATTCTTGCGGGAACGTCTTTGCAGTGGGCGAAACTTTCGCACGACGAAGGCTTTGCCGCGAACTCCGCGGAACTTCCTTTGGTAGCGACTTACACGTTGAAACCAACAGGCAGCTTAGAAGGCCTCGCTGATAAAGAAAGCTTTTTCTGGAGTAGCGGCAGCCAATTCTTGCAAGCTGTGCAAGAGGCGCCTGAAATTTTGAATAAAAACCACGCCTGTGGCCCGGGCAACACTTACAAAGTGATCCGTGCTTACATGGAAAATAAAAATGCTTTTGATCCTTCCCGCTTAAGAATCTTTTTGGATCAAGATGACTGGAGAAAACAATGCACAAAGTAA
- a CDS encoding protoporphyrinogen/coproporphyrinogen oxidase: MKKISVIGAGFAGLSLSLRLAQKGFEVDIYEKGARVGGLIGTDKNQYGLAEQAANSMIRTANAEALFKDIGLTPLSALESSKKRFIFREKPRPWPLYFSETVQFIGKLVFNLLRGKKNLSPRENETLQSWGYRIIGAPATQFILSPGMQGIYGNATDELSASLILGPLINRKKKDKSQPQYKGIMTGPEGMQDVIDRLEAKLKDLGVRIHLNSNIKVSELKGPVVVATSAQSASEILKSSHAEIAARLSRIQMTSLMSVTVYFSKSQNTYPGFGCLIPRYYGLKALGILMNSYIFAGRDKTYSETWIFGGAHDTSILDMSDAEVLKTIATERFRILGNKEALLDYRIFRWRNALPFYNIELEKTLKDLSAQKLPEGLFLHGNYLGGIGLSKILERGDKLAEEIASRYV; the protein is encoded by the coding sequence ATGAAAAAAATCAGCGTGATCGGTGCGGGGTTTGCAGGCTTAAGCCTCTCCCTGCGACTGGCTCAAAAAGGCTTTGAAGTTGATATCTACGAAAAAGGCGCCCGCGTGGGCGGCCTTATCGGGACCGACAAAAATCAGTACGGCCTGGCTGAGCAAGCGGCGAATTCAATGATTCGCACGGCTAACGCCGAAGCACTCTTCAAAGATATTGGGCTCACTCCACTGAGCGCTTTAGAGTCCTCTAAAAAAAGATTTATCTTCCGTGAAAAACCGCGCCCTTGGCCGTTGTATTTTTCGGAAACTGTTCAATTTATCGGAAAGCTTGTTTTTAATCTTCTGCGTGGAAAGAAAAACTTGTCCCCGCGTGAAAACGAAACTTTGCAAAGCTGGGGTTACCGTATTATCGGCGCGCCGGCGACGCAGTTTATTTTAAGCCCCGGAATGCAAGGCATTTATGGAAATGCCACCGACGAACTCAGCGCAAGCCTTATTCTGGGACCTCTTATTAATCGTAAGAAAAAAGACAAATCACAGCCTCAGTACAAAGGCATTATGACCGGACCTGAAGGCATGCAGGATGTGATTGATCGTCTTGAAGCCAAACTGAAAGACCTGGGCGTTCGCATTCACTTGAATTCGAATATTAAAGTCAGTGAATTAAAGGGACCGGTTGTTGTTGCCACTTCCGCGCAGTCGGCAAGTGAAATTTTGAAGTCATCGCATGCCGAAATCGCGGCCCGGCTTTCTCGTATTCAGATGACTTCTTTGATGAGTGTGACGGTTTACTTTAGCAAATCGCAGAACACGTATCCTGGATTCGGATGTTTAATACCTAGATACTATGGTTTGAAAGCTCTTGGTATTTTGATGAACTCTTACATCTTTGCCGGAAGAGACAAAACTTATTCAGAGACATGGATTTTTGGTGGTGCTCACGACACTTCTATTTTGGATATGTCTGATGCCGAAGTTCTGAAGACGATTGCCACAGAGCGATTCCGTATTTTAGGAAATAAAGAAGCTCTTCTTGATTACCGTATCTTCCGCTGGCGCAATGCTCTTCCCTTTTACAACATTGAACTTGAAAAGACTTTGAAAGATTTAAGTGCTCAGAAACTTCCTGAGGGTCTTTTCTTACACGGGAACTATCTAGGCGGAATTGGTTTAAGCAAAATCTTAGAACGCGGTGATAAACTTGCCGAAGAAATCGCGAGTCGTTATGTCTAA
- a CDS encoding uroporphyrinogen decarboxylase family protein: protein MNTLFKNSLQRTPQAVPPIWFMRQAGRYHQHYQGLRAKHSFMELCKQPELAAQVALGPVAEFDFDVSILFSDILFPLEALGMGLDYTDHGPQLGFKLNPQTMAKLGPVDEAIEFMKFQKAAVKATREVLPSSKSLIGFVGGPWTLFVYAVEGSHAGSLIQSKTLINMFPQFLEKMYPLLKENIRLQFEGGAEIVMVFDTAAGEVSPLFFQEWIQPVLTRLSQDYPGKIGYYSKGTQPVFFNKAFTDLPWAGQGFDHRCYLPDSFKIQNKGFVQGNFDQSLLFMEDADFKKALTHFLAPMKAMSPVERAGWVCGLGHGVLPKTPEKNVKLFVDTVRKELS from the coding sequence ATGAATACACTTTTTAAAAACTCTCTTCAAAGAACTCCACAGGCTGTTCCTCCGATCTGGTTTATGCGTCAAGCAGGTCGTTATCATCAGCACTATCAAGGCTTGCGTGCGAAACATTCTTTCATGGAGCTTTGTAAACAGCCGGAATTGGCGGCGCAAGTGGCCTTGGGTCCCGTTGCCGAATTTGATTTCGACGTTTCCATTCTTTTTAGCGATATCTTATTCCCGCTAGAAGCTTTGGGTATGGGCCTTGATTACACGGATCACGGTCCCCAATTGGGATTTAAATTAAATCCGCAGACGATGGCAAAGCTAGGTCCGGTGGATGAAGCTATCGAATTTATGAAGTTCCAAAAAGCCGCCGTGAAAGCGACTCGCGAAGTGTTACCTTCAAGTAAAAGCTTGATCGGTTTTGTCGGTGGTCCTTGGACTTTGTTCGTGTATGCGGTGGAAGGATCTCACGCGGGTTCTTTGATTCAATCTAAAACATTGATCAATATGTTCCCGCAATTCCTAGAAAAGATGTATCCACTTCTTAAAGAAAACATCCGCCTGCAGTTTGAAGGTGGCGCGGAGATAGTGATGGTCTTTGATACGGCAGCGGGTGAAGTGTCACCTCTGTTCTTCCAAGAATGGATTCAACCGGTATTGACGCGTTTATCTCAAGATTATCCAGGCAAGATCGGCTATTACTCTAAAGGAACTCAACCCGTGTTCTTTAATAAAGCCTTCACTGATTTGCCTTGGGCCGGTCAAGGCTTTGATCACCGTTGCTATTTGCCTGATTCATTTAAAATTCAAAACAAAGGTTTCGTTCAAGGAAACTTTGATCAAAGTCTTCTTTTCATGGAAGACGCTGATTTCAAAAAAGCATTAACTCACTTCTTAGCTCCAATGAAAGCCATGAGCCCTGTAGAACGTGCGGGATGGGTTTGCGGTTTGGGCCACGGGGTTTTGCCAAAAACTCCGGAAAAGAATGTGAAACTCTTCGTGGACACTGTCCGTAAGGAGCTCTCATGA
- a CDS encoding sensor histidine kinase, translated as MLQKLLKPQVKTALAIVWFVFTFSLVAWWWVFFLLRLNPNTTTLEQMKMSHRMFVWEGSILLAAILLGGISLVVFTYRDQKRHQRLRFFFSTFSHDIKTSIARLRLQAEVLEEDITSASSPILKRLIADIQRLDLQLENSLLLANLEDGELLHEDVSLRSIFSSLRNEFPELSIELEREATIRGDHRALLSVFKNLLQNSVLHGKATTVRIKIKSVSDNRIELQMQDDGLGFKGPVHKLGSEILKSQDSRSNGLGLLITSRLLKRMNGHIRYDSRENEGFKSYIELEGQLK; from the coding sequence ATGTTGCAGAAGCTCCTCAAACCTCAAGTGAAAACAGCATTGGCCATTGTGTGGTTTGTGTTCACGTTTTCGCTTGTGGCTTGGTGGTGGGTCTTCTTCTTATTGCGTCTTAATCCGAACACGACAACCTTAGAACAAATGAAGATGTCTCACCGTATGTTTGTGTGGGAAGGTTCTATATTGCTTGCTGCCATTCTTTTGGGCGGTATCTCGTTAGTGGTTTTCACTTATCGCGATCAAAAGCGCCATCAACGTCTGCGCTTTTTCTTTTCGACGTTCAGTCACGATATTAAAACTTCCATTGCGCGTTTGCGTCTGCAGGCCGAAGTCTTGGAAGAGGATATTACAAGCGCTAGCAGCCCTATCCTGAAACGTTTGATTGCCGATATCCAGCGTTTGGATTTGCAGTTAGAAAACTCTTTGCTTCTAGCGAACCTAGAAGACGGGGAACTTTTGCATGAAGACGTCTCTTTAAGATCTATCTTTTCAAGCCTGCGCAATGAATTTCCCGAGCTTTCTATTGAACTAGAGCGCGAAGCGACCATTCGCGGTGATCACCGTGCTTTATTGAGTGTCTTTAAAAATCTTTTGCAAAACTCGGTCTTGCACGGAAAAGCCACGACGGTTCGAATTAAAATCAAATCTGTTTCTGACAATCGTATTGAGCTGCAAATGCAAGATGATGGATTGGGTTTTAAAGGGCCGGTTCATAAATTAGGTTCGGAAATATTGAAATCTCAAGACTCCCGAAGCAACGGCCTGGGGCTTTTGATCACCAGCCGTCTCTTAAAGCGTATGAATGGTCATATTCGCTATGACTCTCGTGAAAATGAAGGCTTTAAATCCTACATTGAACTGGAAGGACAACTAAAATGA
- a CDS encoding LrgB family protein, which produces MIELFSLIMTLGFYLIARRLSTWGKEHPFLSPPVITMFAIVFVLMAFNIPYKEYFAGVRPIHFMLGPATVGFALPLFNQMSRLKRVLKPLILALAVGSFVGIFSAVLIGAALGLPHDILLSLSPKSVTTPIAMGIAEKIGGAPALSTVFVMITGIVGAIAAGTVMKLMRIHDPLVKGFSMGLSAHGLGTFRAFQVNEMAGAFAGLAMALNGLMTAILIPLLLFLIP; this is translated from the coding sequence ATGATCGAGCTTTTCTCTTTAATCATGACTCTGGGATTTTATCTGATCGCGCGACGTTTAAGTACCTGGGGGAAAGAACATCCTTTCTTAAGTCCGCCGGTCATCACGATGTTTGCGATTGTTTTCGTGCTTATGGCTTTCAATATTCCTTACAAAGAGTACTTTGCAGGAGTCCGTCCCATTCACTTTATGTTGGGACCCGCGACGGTGGGCTTTGCTTTGCCATTGTTCAATCAAATGTCGCGACTGAAACGAGTTTTAAAACCGTTGATCTTAGCTTTGGCGGTGGGATCTTTTGTAGGAATCTTCAGTGCGGTTTTGATTGGGGCCGCACTGGGTTTGCCTCACGATATTTTACTATCGCTCTCTCCTAAATCCGTCACGACTCCGATAGCGATGGGAATTGCTGAAAAAATCGGTGGGGCGCCGGCTTTATCGACGGTCTTTGTGATGATCACCGGAATTGTCGGGGCGATTGCCGCAGGCACGGTGATGAAGCTCATGAGGATACATGATCCTTTGGTTAAAGGATTTTCGATGGGACTTTCGGCGCATGGGTTAGGGACATTCAGAGCGTTTCAAGTAAATGAAATGGCCGGAGCTTTTGCGGGCTTAGCGATGGCGCTCAATGGACTAATGACCGCCATCTTAATTCCACTTCTCTTATTTTTGATTCCTTAA